Proteins co-encoded in one Campylobacter ornithocola genomic window:
- a CDS encoding sulfite exporter TauE/SafE family protein, with product MNLDFIALASIAFLSSFGHCYGMCGGFVLAYTQLSKQIKLPFFLLVFSYHISRILAYVCLGIFFGFFGSLLSFTEFAKGMMFFIIGIFMMTLAFALIFKGKLLAFFEDSLFFDCIIKKNISKLIQNKSLKSTLFLGFLNGFVPCGLVYFYIAFGMSVQNVYLSALIMLVFGLSTLPALVFFAFFSKTLNEKFQKTASLISYILIFLYGLYFSYTGFIFTK from the coding sequence GTGAATTTAGATTTTATTGCTTTGGCGAGTATAGCTTTTCTTTCTAGTTTTGGACATTGTTATGGAATGTGTGGAGGTTTTGTTTTAGCTTATACTCAGCTTTCAAAGCAAATTAAACTCCCTTTTTTTCTTTTAGTTTTTTCTTATCATATTTCAAGAATTTTAGCTTATGTGTGTTTGGGTATATTTTTTGGTTTTTTTGGGAGCTTATTGTCTTTTACTGAATTTGCAAAAGGGATGATGTTTTTTATAATCGGAATTTTTATGATGACTTTGGCTTTTGCTTTGATATTTAAGGGAAAGCTTTTGGCTTTTTTTGAAGATTCTTTATTTTTTGATTGTATTATTAAAAAAAATATTTCTAAGTTAATTCAAAATAAGTCTTTAAAAAGCACTCTTTTTTTAGGGTTTTTAAATGGTTTTGTGCCTTGTGGATTAGTGTATTTTTATATAGCTTTTGGTATGAGTGTGCAAAATGTTTATTTATCAGCATTAATTATGCTTGTTTTTGGTCTTTCAACTTTACCAGCATTGGTATTTTTTGCTTTTTTTTCTAAAACATTAAATGAAAAATTCCAAAAAACAGCTAGTTTAATTTCTTATATTTTAATCTTTCTTTATGGGTTGTATTTTTCTTATACGGGTTTTATATTTACAAAGTAA
- a CDS encoding DUF4006 family protein: protein MENSNRCVFSLSGVSGMLIATVLLLSILAGLTVWGLKAQQDVMQKPYKIENAEQIKMFDSKREEHIVIKE, encoded by the coding sequence ATGGAAAATTCAAATAGATGTGTATTTTCACTTTCAGGTGTTAGTGGAATGTTAATAGCAACTGTTTTATTGTTATCAATTTTAGCTGGACTTACTGTTTGGGGTCTTAAGGCACAACAAGATGTTATGCAAAAACCTTATAAAATAGAAAATGCAGAGCAAATCAAAATGTTTGACTCTAAAAGAGAAGAGCATATCGTTATAAAGGAATGA
- the ccoP gene encoding cytochrome-c oxidase, cbb3-type subunit III, with protein MQWLNLQDNVNLLSFIGAILIILITLVVVGKLFKSMKEEKSQGELSEHSWDGIGEFKNPIPLGWAVVFFLAIIWCIWYFLWGYPLNSYSQIGEYNKEVQAHNEKFAQKFANLSAQDKQEMGKNIFLVQCSSCHGITGDGINGKAQNLNIWGSEEGLIEVITKGSKGMNYPMGEMLSAADNGIDETDVPAIAAYVASEISAIKKTENPQLVAKGKELFVTCTVCHGEDGKGTIDGQLVAPDLTKYGTAEFVVEVLNRGKAGSIGVMPHFNNGLLNELQKEAVGEYTISLSRGE; from the coding sequence ATGCAATGGTTGAACTTACAAGATAATGTTAATTTATTATCTTTTATTGGAGCAATTCTTATCATTTTAATTACACTTGTTGTGGTAGGAAAATTGTTTAAAAGTATGAAAGAAGAAAAAAGCCAAGGTGAGCTAAGTGAGCATAGTTGGGATGGTATAGGTGAGTTTAAAAATCCTATACCACTTGGTTGGGCTGTTGTATTTTTCTTAGCTATAATATGGTGTATATGGTATTTCCTTTGGGGGTATCCTTTAAATAGTTATTCTCAAATTGGTGAATACAATAAGGAAGTGCAAGCACATAATGAAAAATTCGCACAAAAATTTGCTAATTTAAGTGCACAAGATAAACAAGAAATGGGTAAAAATATTTTCTTAGTTCAATGTTCTTCTTGTCATGGAATTACTGGTGATGGTATCAATGGAAAGGCACAAAATCTTAATATTTGGGGCTCAGAAGAAGGACTTATAGAGGTAATTACTAAAGGTTCAAAAGGTATGAATTATCCTATGGGTGAAATGCTAAGTGCAGCAGATAATGGTATAGATGAAACTGATGTTCCAGCTATTGCAGCTTATGTTGCTTCTGAAATTTCAGCAATTAAAAAAACTGAAAATCCTCAACTTGTAGCAAAAGGAAAGGAGCTTTTTGTAACTTGTACAGTATGTCATGGTGAAGATGGAAAAGGAACTATTGATGGTCAATTAGTAGCTCCAGATTTAACAAAATATGGCACTGCTGAATTTGTGGTAGAAGTTTTAAATCGTGGTAAAGCAGGTAGTATAGGTGTAATGCCTCATTTTAATAATGGTTTATTAAACGAGCTTCAAAAAGAAGCAGTTGGCGAATATACAATTTCTCTTTCAAGGGGTGAATAA
- a CDS encoding cytochrome c oxidase, cbb3-type, CcoQ subunit yields MDLELIRELQAYGFFALVVFLVVVLYSYWYHLYRSEKTGRRNYEKYADLALHDDISDRVLEQNKRSA; encoded by the coding sequence ATGGATTTAGAACTAATAAGAGAGCTACAAGCTTATGGTTTTTTTGCTCTTGTAGTGTTTTTAGTGGTAGTTTTGTATTCTTATTGGTATCATTTATATAGATCTGAAAAAACAGGTAGAAGAAACTATGAAAAATACGCTGATTTAGCATTACATGATGATATCAGCGATCGTGTTTTAGAGCAAAATAAAAGGAGTGCTTAA
- the ccoN gene encoding cytochrome-c oxidase, cbb3-type subunit I → MHPGNALNYDYTVAKYFMFATLLFGIIGMAIGTLIAFQMAYPDLNYLAGEYGTFSRLRPLHTSGVIFGFMLSGIWATWYYIGQRVLKVSMAESSFLMFVGKLHFWLYMITMIIAVITLFAGVSTSKEYAELEWPLDILVVLVWVLWGVSIFGLIGIRREKTLYVSLWYYIATFLGIAMLYLFNNMAVPTYFVSGMGDWWHSVSMYAGTNDALVQWWYGHNAVAFVFTVGIIAQIYYFLPKESGQPIFSYKLSLFAFWGLMFVYLWAGGHHLIYSTVPDWMQTMGSVFSIVLILPSWGSAINILLTMKGEWSQLRESPLIKFMILASTFYMFSTLEGPILSIKSVNALAHFTDWIPGHVHDGTLGWVGFMTMAALYHMVPRMFKRELYSKSLMEAQFWIQTTGIVLYFSSMWIAGITQGMMWRATDEYGNLLYTFIDTVEAIIPYYWIRAIGGLLYLVGFFMFVYNIYKSISVGKVLDKEPKSASPMAA, encoded by the coding sequence ATGCACCCAGGAAATGCATTAAACTATGACTATACGGTTGCTAAATACTTTATGTTTGCTACCTTATTGTTTGGTATTATTGGTATGGCTATTGGAACGCTTATTGCCTTTCAAATGGCTTATCCAGATTTAAACTATTTAGCTGGTGAATATGGTACTTTTTCAAGACTTAGACCATTGCACACTTCAGGTGTAATTTTTGGTTTTATGCTCTCAGGAATTTGGGCTACTTGGTATTATATTGGTCAGCGTGTATTAAAAGTTAGTATGGCAGAATCAAGCTTTTTAATGTTTGTAGGTAAATTGCATTTTTGGCTTTATATGATCACTATGATTATAGCTGTTATTACTTTATTTGCTGGTGTTAGCACTTCAAAAGAATATGCAGAGCTTGAATGGCCACTTGATATATTGGTAGTTTTAGTTTGGGTTTTATGGGGTGTAAGTATTTTTGGACTTATTGGAATTCGCCGTGAAAAAACTTTATATGTTTCACTTTGGTACTATATAGCTACTTTTTTAGGTATAGCAATGCTTTATTTGTTTAACAATATGGCTGTGCCTACATATTTTGTAAGTGGAATGGGTGATTGGTGGCATAGTGTTTCTATGTATGCAGGAACTAATGATGCGTTGGTACAATGGTGGTATGGACATAATGCAGTTGCATTTGTATTTACTGTTGGTATTATTGCACAAATTTATTATTTTCTACCAAAAGAAAGTGGCCAGCCAATTTTCTCTTATAAATTATCTTTATTTGCGTTTTGGGGATTAATGTTTGTTTATCTATGGGCAGGTGGACACCATTTGATTTATTCAACTGTGCCTGATTGGATGCAAACTATGGGTTCTGTTTTTTCAATTGTTCTTATTTTGCCTTCTTGGGGTTCAGCAATTAATATCTTACTTACCATGAAAGGTGAGTGGAGTCAATTAAGAGAAAGTCCATTAATTAAATTTATGATTTTAGCTTCAACTTTCTATATGTTTTCAACTTTAGAGGGTCCAATTCTTTCTATTAAATCAGTTAATGCATTAGCACACTTTACAGATTGGATTCCAGGTCACGTTCACGATGGTACTTTGGGTTGGGTTGGCTTTATGACTATGGCTGCACTTTATCACATGGTTCCTAGAATGTTCAAAAGAGAACTATATAGTAAATCATTAATGGAAGCTCAATTTTGGATTCAAACTACAGGTATAGTATTATATTTTAGCTCTATGTGGATAGCAGGTATAACTCAAGGTATGATGTGGAGAGCAACTGATGAGTACGGTAATTTACTTTATACTTTCATTGATACTGTTGAGGCCATTATTCCTTATTATTGGATTAGAGCTATAGGTGGCTTGTTATACTTAGTAGGATTTTTCATGTTTGTTTATAATATTTATAAATCAATTTCAGTGGGTAAAGTACTTGACAAAGAACCAAAAAGTGCTTCACCTATGGCAGCATAA
- a CDS encoding FixH family protein: protein MQNQKTFWPYGILISLGLIVVACIVTIFIASKAPVYEDNFYFDSYQNVELNYNEIQNRQKTFDENFKLDIKDKESFVHKKNQVYYINEGQNELRIAIENLKDYNLNKLQIQTLLSRPHTNISDENLQARLDGSDLVFDFNIKEKGVWQVLLKITQDENSVGFFKFFLQTR, encoded by the coding sequence ATGCAAAATCAAAAAACATTTTGGCCTTATGGTATTTTGATTTCTTTAGGACTTATCGTTGTAGCTTGTATTGTTACGATTTTTATCGCAAGCAAGGCTCCTGTATATGAAGATAATTTTTATTTTGATTCTTATCAAAATGTAGAATTAAATTACAATGAAATTCAAAATAGACAAAAGACCTTTGATGAAAATTTTAAACTAGATATCAAGGATAAAGAAAGTTTTGTACATAAGAAAAATCAAGTTTATTATATTAACGAAGGTCAAAATGAACTTAGGATTGCAATTGAAAATTTAAAAGATTACAACTTAAATAAACTTCAAATCCAAACTTTGCTTTCGCGTCCACATACAAACATAAGTGATGAGAATTTACAAGCAAGATTAGATGGAAGTGATTTGGTGTTTGATTTTAATATCAAAGAAAAAGGTGTTTGGCAGGTGCTTTTAAAAATCACTCAAGATGAAAATAGTGTAGGATTTTTTAAATTCTTTTTGCAAACTAGATAA
- the ccoO gene encoding cytochrome-c oxidase, cbb3-type subunit II, producing the protein MFSWLEKNPFFFAVAVFIVIAYAGIVEVLPDFAQNARPIEGKKPYTVLQLAGRNAYIKESCNACHSQLIRPFKSETDRYGMYSVSGEYAYDRPFLWGSKRTGPDLLRVGNFRTTDWHENHMWDPISVVPGSIMPAYKHMFSNNANIETAYAEALTVKKVFNVPYDTENGTKLGTWEEAQAEVKAEAQAIVDQMKNQDVKDAFARGEIREIVALIAYLNSLK; encoded by the coding sequence ATGTTTAGTTGGTTAGAAAAAAATCCATTCTTTTTTGCTGTAGCAGTATTTATTGTAATTGCGTATGCAGGTATCGTAGAGGTATTGCCTGATTTTGCTCAAAATGCAAGACCAATTGAAGGTAAAAAACCTTACACTGTTTTACAACTTGCAGGGCGTAATGCTTATATTAAAGAAAGTTGTAATGCATGTCATTCACAACTTATTCGTCCTTTTAAATCAGAAACAGATCGTTATGGTATGTACTCAGTTAGTGGTGAGTATGCTTATGATAGACCATTTTTATGGGGTTCAAAAAGAACAGGACCTGATTTATTACGTGTGGGAAATTTTAGAACTACTGATTGGCATGAAAATCACATGTGGGATCCAATATCTGTAGTACCTGGTTCTATTATGCCAGCTTATAAGCATATGTTTAGTAATAATGCAAATATAGAAACAGCTTACGCAGAAGCACTAACTGTAAAAAAAGTTTTCAATGTACCTTATGATACAGAAAATGGTACAAAACTTGGTACTTGGGAAGAAGCTCAAGCAGAAGTTAAAGCAGAAGCTCAAGCTATAGTAGATCAAATGAAAAATCAAGATGTTAAAGATGCGTTTGCTAGAGGCGAAATTAGAGAAATTGTAGCTTTAATAGCATATCTTAATAGCTTAAAATAG